One genomic window of Actinoplanes lobatus includes the following:
- a CDS encoding helix-turn-helix domain-containing protein, translated as MRRALGRRLTRLRTASGMSRRDVVESRLGISEPTLHRIETGKVPVTGANVRALCWLYGADQSITDALADLALGTSQQEWWDASPVIPEWFKLYVGLEASASRMFGYEGEVVPGELQTPEYARAVFGAEQPVDEEVAERHINLRMQRQKTLFARNPPIRLVTVLGEGTLTRPVGGEQVMKGQIEHLRRLSREDTVDIRVLPFSVGAHAAMAGAFRILEFDDPDDPDVVYLESHVGALYLEEQVEVDEYRRIFDLISRDSVPVEEFR; from the coding sequence GTGCGGCGGGCGTTGGGGCGGCGATTGACGCGGCTGCGCACGGCGTCCGGGATGAGCCGGCGGGATGTGGTGGAATCGCGGCTGGGTATCTCGGAGCCGACGCTGCACCGCATCGAGACGGGCAAGGTGCCGGTGACCGGGGCCAACGTACGCGCGCTCTGCTGGCTCTACGGTGCGGACCAGAGCATCACCGACGCGCTTGCCGACCTCGCGCTGGGCACGTCACAGCAGGAGTGGTGGGACGCCAGCCCGGTGATCCCCGAGTGGTTCAAGCTGTACGTCGGGCTGGAGGCGTCCGCATCCCGGATGTTCGGGTACGAGGGCGAGGTCGTTCCCGGCGAGTTGCAGACCCCGGAGTACGCGCGAGCTGTCTTCGGCGCCGAGCAGCCGGTCGACGAGGAGGTCGCCGAGCGCCACATCAACCTTCGCATGCAGCGGCAGAAGACGCTCTTCGCTCGCAACCCGCCGATCCGCCTCGTGACGGTGCTCGGCGAGGGAACGCTGACCCGGCCGGTCGGCGGCGAACAGGTGATGAAGGGGCAGATCGAGCATCTACGACGGCTGTCCCGAGAGGACACGGTCGACATCCGGGTCCTGCCGTTCTCGGTCGGGGCCCACGCGGCGATGGCCGGTGCGTTCCGGATCCTGGAGTTCGACGACCCGGACGATCCCGACGTGGTCTACCTCGAATCCCACGTCGGTGCCCTTTACCTGGAGGAGCAGGTCGAGGTCGACGAATACCGGCGGATCTTCGATCTCATCAGCAGAGATTCCGTGCCGGTCGAAGAGTTCCGGTGA
- a CDS encoding DUF397 domain-containing protein — protein sequence MSSEGGWIISSRSTGNGGSCVEARRQDGLIEVRNSKARGAGTVVFTIEEWDSFLFGAKRGEFDKLLND from the coding sequence ATGAGCAGTGAAGGTGGCTGGATCATTTCCAGCAGGTCGACAGGCAACGGGGGCAGTTGCGTCGAGGCCCGCCGCCAGGACGGCCTCATCGAGGTCCGCAACAGCAAGGCACGCGGGGCCGGCACGGTGGTGTTCACGATCGAGGAGTGGGACTCGTTCCTGTTCGGCGCCAAGCGCGGCGAGTTCGACAAGCTCCTGAACGACTGA
- a CDS encoding GGDEF domain-containing protein codes for MRILDPAAADTGGVASDDTQLRTEPETARLQARIDQLAAHVQQMEQERASLQWMAGHDDLTGLANRRLFHTLAPDLLRDDDYSSAVLILDLNGFKPINDTYGHDAGDEVLCVVARRIVACLGDPLVARFGGDEFAALPRAPRTDVPQTWWHEVAGSLSAAIAPPMNVLGHTLSVTASIGVVPAGRSCELPDLLRRADQAMFSAKRHANTTGKAGITWVVATETGDHTETYEPAAVPVPPPGPTASGPTVVYRPGDPVWVHRSGTRRAGVVEGACEWAALVRYRAQGGAGTMVDTIPTNWLTVRAEADPYLDPKSSASM; via the coding sequence ATGCGGATCCTCGATCCTGCCGCCGCCGACACGGGCGGCGTAGCGTCAGATGACACTCAGCTGAGGACCGAGCCCGAAACCGCCCGCCTCCAGGCCCGCATCGATCAACTCGCGGCGCACGTCCAGCAGATGGAGCAGGAGCGAGCCTCACTCCAATGGATGGCAGGCCACGACGACCTCACCGGACTCGCCAACCGCCGCCTCTTTCACACCCTCGCCCCGGACCTGCTGCGCGACGACGACTACTCGTCGGCCGTCCTGATCCTCGACCTCAACGGTTTCAAGCCGATCAACGATACGTACGGGCACGATGCCGGTGATGAAGTCCTCTGCGTGGTCGCCCGGCGCATTGTCGCCTGCCTCGGCGACCCTCTGGTGGCCCGGTTCGGCGGTGACGAGTTCGCCGCGCTGCCGCGCGCCCCGCGCACCGATGTCCCGCAGACGTGGTGGCACGAGGTGGCCGGCTCGCTGAGCGCCGCGATCGCACCCCCGATGAACGTGCTGGGCCACACCCTGTCCGTCACCGCCTCGATCGGCGTCGTACCGGCTGGGCGCTCCTGCGAACTTCCCGACCTGCTGCGCCGCGCGGACCAGGCCATGTTCAGCGCCAAGCGGCACGCGAACACCACCGGCAAGGCCGGTATCACCTGGGTCGTGGCCACCGAGACCGGCGACCACACCGAGACGTACGAGCCGGCCGCCGTCCCTGTGCCCCCGCCGGGTCCGACCGCCTCCGGGCCCACGGTGGTGTACCGGCCCGGCGACCCGGTATGGGTGCACCGCAGCGGCACCCGTCGTGCGGGAGTGGTCGAGGGCGCCTGCGAATGGGCGGCCCTGGTCCGCTACCGAGCCCAGGGCGGAGCCGGCACGATGGTCGACACGATCCCCACGAACTGGCTCACGGTCCGAGCCGAAGCCGATCCGTACCTGGACCCGAAGTCCTCCGCCTCCATGTGA
- a CDS encoding NADP-dependent oxidoreductase, with amino-acid sequence MTELPEPEAGPGQVVVRIRAVCVHPADVAATTGEIPRGPVPPPFSPGWDIAGEVASVGPDTADFGLGDRVVGMIPWYLTRGTPGGYAEFVAADADWLVRLPDELDFVSAATVPLNVQTAHQGLSLVSLAMLPAGSSILVTGASGGVGGFAAQLALQGGYRVVAQASHDDEQWVRGLGAHEVVSRSADLATVGPVGAVFDAVPVGLAAAAAVEDRGIVVATRPTPALVPARGVRQELQLIRHDRELLAGLVGQVAAGQLRTRVAETMPLTEAADAHRRVLAGGLRGKLVLTVD; translated from the coding sequence GTGACTGAGCTGCCCGAGCCCGAGGCGGGGCCTGGGCAGGTGGTGGTCCGGATCCGCGCGGTCTGTGTGCACCCGGCTGATGTCGCCGCCACGACCGGGGAGATTCCTCGCGGGCCGGTTCCGCCGCCGTTCTCGCCCGGGTGGGATATCGCCGGCGAGGTGGCCTCGGTCGGCCCCGACACGGCGGATTTCGGGTTGGGTGATCGTGTCGTCGGGATGATTCCGTGGTATTTGACGCGCGGCACACCCGGTGGGTATGCCGAGTTCGTGGCCGCCGACGCGGACTGGTTGGTGCGGTTGCCGGACGAGCTCGACTTCGTGTCCGCGGCCACGGTGCCGCTCAACGTCCAGACCGCACACCAGGGGCTGTCACTGGTTTCGTTGGCCATGCTGCCGGCCGGCAGCAGCATTCTGGTCACCGGCGCCAGCGGCGGTGTCGGCGGCTTCGCCGCCCAACTTGCCCTTCAAGGCGGCTACCGTGTCGTCGCCCAGGCAAGCCACGATGATGAGCAGTGGGTGCGCGGTCTCGGCGCTCACGAGGTGGTCTCCCGGTCCGCCGATCTGGCCACGGTCGGGCCGGTGGGCGCGGTGTTCGACGCGGTCCCCGTCGGCCTGGCGGCGGCCGCCGCCGTCGAGGACAGGGGGATCGTGGTCGCGACCCGGCCCACGCCGGCCCTCGTTCCGGCCCGTGGTGTGCGCCAGGAGCTGCAACTCATCCGGCACGACCGCGAGCTGTTGGCCGGCCTGGTGGGGCAGGTGGCGGCCGGACAGCTGCGCACGCGGGTGGCGGAGACGATGCCGTTGACCGAAGCGGCCGACGCACACCGGCGGGTATTGGCCGGTGGGCTGCGCGGAAAGCTCGTGCTGACGGTGGATTGA